The following proteins are co-located in the Cydia pomonella isolate Wapato2018A chromosome 19, ilCydPomo1, whole genome shotgun sequence genome:
- the LOC133528465 gene encoding uncharacterized protein LOC133528465 — MKLCVFFCFIFVTNLVYGQWTSRVYLEKAQDNFQDMVQETVLRLEQRGFSSLRLQDITQTISQQMYKWHVTGNVTYTNGFLVSIQKMDVTNFVQHTADTTVADVATTLATISGRLNIRDMKIGYDVIAELGEDGNHRFTGTFVHTLLWYTFRISKNLQTQEISATVSLDSLSAGLQRMQYMPNNNITEVISRTYIPGNIWNSVSNWGRDVIQPIVLDVVQNKVAFPPVCLDCR, encoded by the exons ATGAAgctttgtgtatttttttgttttatttttgtaactaatCTGGTTTATGGACAATGGA CCAGCCGTGTTTATTTGGAGAAAGCTCAAGATAACTTCCAGGATATGGTACAGGAAACGGTACTGCGATTGGAGCAGCGGGGTTTTAGCTCTCTTCGACTCCAAGATATAACGCAAACTATAAG TCAACAGATGTACAAATGGCACGTCACAGGTAACGTCACGTACACAAATGGTTTCCTAGTATCCATACAAAAGATGGATGTGACCAACTTCGTACAGCACACGGCAGACACCACGGTGGCCGACGTCGCTACAACCTTAGCAACGATCAGCGGGCGGTTGAACATTAGGGACATGAAG ATCGGTTATGATGTGATTGCTGAACTAGGAGAAGATGGAAATCATAGATTCACCGGGACTTTCGTTCACACTCTGCTCTGGTATACCTTTCGT ATATCCAAGAACTTACAGACACAAGAAATATCTGCCACTGTGTCACTAGACAGTTTGAGCGCAGGATTACAAAGAATGCAATACATGCCCAATAACAACATAACTGAAGTGATTTCTAGAACT tatattCCAGGCAACATTTGGAACAGCGTTAGCAATTGGGGTCGCGACGTCATCCAGCCTATTGTTTTGGACGTCGTTCAGAACAAAGTTGCTTTTCCACCAGTGTGCCTAGACTGCAGATAA